Genomic DNA from ANME-2 cluster archaeon:
TGTGATGCCGGGCACGATTTCAACTTCTATGCCATCTCGTACCAGCACCTGCGCTTCCTCGCCGCCACGTCCGAATACATAGGGGTCGCCGCCTTTCAACCTGACCACCATCTTTCCCTCTTTAGCTTTATCCACCAGTACCTGGTTGATCTGCTCCTGTTTGAGAGTGTGGCTGCCTGCATATTTGCCGGCATCTATCTTTTCCGCGTTTTTTGGCATGCTGGCCAGGATCTGCTCTCCGGGAAGCTGGTCATATACTATGACCTCGGCCTCGTCTATGAGCCTGCGTGCTTTTAGCGTGAGCAGTTCCGGGTCACCCGGACCGCTGCCTACAAGGTATACCTTACCCAGTTTTTTGCTGTTCATATGTTAGTCTCCGATGTATGCACTCATGAATTGAACTCAATTGAATTTCCGACCATTTGATAACATTTCTACCGCCTCACTGACCAGTTCGGCGCCTCCCTGCTCAACAATTTGATGACCCAACCGTTTTGCTTCTTCCTCACACCTATCAAGAGGCACAACCTCGTCCACTTTGACAAACCTGTCGCCTTCCAGTGACAGCACCTCAGCCCGTATCCTCATACCACTGCCCACCCTGGTAGCAAAAGCGGCAATAGGCACCAGACAGCCCCCCCCAAGGATTCCAATTACAATACGCTCAAGCCGGGTCTCAAGATTCGTGGGAGGATGGTCCAGCAGCGATACGGCTTTGTGGCCTTCAGTATCCTTTGGCGTCACCACCACAATGGTCCCCTGGTTGGCGGACGGGCAGAAATTATCAGGGTCAAGCTGCACCACGTCCAGTTCCCAGCCCATACGCTGCAGTCCGGCCTCTGCCAGCAGGATACCATCATACTGACCTTCCTCAAGTTTTCGGCGGCGGGTATTGATATTACCCCGCAGGTCCTGAATATTCAGGTCGGGCCTGTATCTAAGAAGCTGGGCGCGCCTGCGCATACTTGTGGTGCCGATGATAGCCCCTTCAGGCAGTTCATCCAGCGTGGAACCGTCGTTCGTCAGCAACACATCCAGGGGCGAATCACGTTCCAGTACGGCAGCGATGGCCAGTTTATCAGGTCGCTCCGTGGGGATGTCCTTCATGCTGTGGACCGCGATATCGATCTCGCCTTCCAGCATCCTGTCATCCAGTTCGCGCACGAATGCACCCACTCCCGGCACCTCGTGCAGGGGGCGGTCAGTGAAGGCATCACCGCTTGTCTTTATGATCTTGCGCCTGGTATCAAATCCGCGCTCCTTTAGCATAGCAGCTACCTTGTCTGCCTGCGCCAGGGCCAGGGCACTTCCCCGTGTACCGATTATCATTGCTCAGGGCCTCAGGTTCTCTTCATATGCCTTGAGGGTGGCATCAATATCTTCATCAGTATGTGCAGCGGACAGGAAATTGGTCTCGAACTGCGACGGTGGCAGGAACACGCCGCTATCGAGCATCCTGTGGAAGAAATTAAAGTAACCTTCCTTATCACAGTTCAAAGCTTCCTGGTAATTGGCAGGCATCTCGCCAAAGAACACCTTGAACATAGAACCTACACCGCTGACATTGTAGTCCAGTCCCAGGTCGTTCACGGTATCCCGCAACATGGCGCGCAGGCCGTCTGATTTCTGGTTCACCTTTTCGTGTACCTTCTCTTTTTCAAGCACGTCAAGAGTGGCAAGTGAAGCTGCCAGTGACAATGGGTGTCCGTTAAAGGTCCCTGCCTGATACACTTTACCGGCAGGTGATATGTGTTGCATAATATCACGGCGACCGCCTATCACACCAATCGGAAGACCACCTCCCACTATCTTGCCCAGTGTGGTCAGGTCGGGTGAAACATTGTAATATTCCTGTGCACCTCCCATGGCAAGCCTGAACCCCGTTATCACTTCATCAAAGATGAGCAGGACATCATTCTCTTTCGTTACTTTCCTTACCTGTTCCAGATAACCTTCTTCAGGAAGGATCGGGCCGATATTACCCATGACAGGTTCCATGATGAGGGCTGCCACCTCGCCATTATATCCATCTATGGCTTCAACAATGGCATCAATATCATTGTATGGGACCTGCAGGGTATGCTTCGTGAAGTCCCTGGGAACACCCAGAGAATCCGGTGCACCCTGCGTGGTCGCACCGCTCCCTGCCTTTACCAGGACCGCATCATGGGCTCCATGGAACCCGCCCTCTATCTTGATGATCTTGTTCTTGCCCGTATAACCCCTGGCTGCCCGGATAGCTCCCATAGTGGCCTCAGTACCGGTCGACACGAACCTGACCATATCGATACTGAAATAATTGTCACAGATACGTTCTGCAAGTTTCACTTCCATTTCGGTAGGCGTCCCGTAGAGCCAGCCCTGGTCCAACTGGGCACGGATGGCTTCCTTGATAGCCGGATGGTTGTGTCCCAGCATAAGTGGCCCGTATCCCAGACAATAATCGATGTACGTATTACCGTCAACATCAGTGAGTTTTGAGCCGTCGGCACTTTTTGTGTAGAACGGGTACGGGTTTATTGCCCTTACCGGGCTGCTTACTCCGCCGGGGAGCAGGTCCTTTGCTTTGCTGAACAATTGTTTCGATTTTTCGCGCTTCATATGAAATACCACAGGAA
This window encodes:
- the hemC gene encoding hydroxymethylbilane synthase → MIIGTRGSALALAQADKVAAMLKERGFDTRRKIIKTSGDAFTDRPLHEVPGVGAFVRELDDRMLEGEIDIAVHSMKDIPTERPDKLAIAAVLERDSPLDVLLTNDGSTLDELPEGAIIGTTSMRRRAQLLRYRPDLNIQDLRGNINTRRRKLEEGQYDGILLAEAGLQRMGWELDVVQLDPDNFCPSANQGTIVVVTPKDTEGHKAVSLLDHPPTNLETRLERIVIGILGGGCLVPIAAFATRVGSGMRIRAEVLSLEGDRFVKVDEVVPLDRCEEEAKRLGHQIVEQGGAELVSEAVEMLSNGRKFN
- the hemL gene encoding glutamate-1-semialdehyde 2,1-aminomutase; the protein is MKREKSKQLFSKAKDLLPGGVSSPVRAINPYPFYTKSADGSKLTDVDGNTYIDYCLGYGPLMLGHNHPAIKEAIRAQLDQGWLYGTPTEMEVKLAERICDNYFSIDMVRFVSTGTEATMGAIRAARGYTGKNKIIKIEGGFHGAHDAVLVKAGSGATTQGAPDSLGVPRDFTKHTLQVPYNDIDAIVEAIDGYNGEVAALIMEPVMGNIGPILPEEGYLEQVRKVTKENDVLLIFDEVITGFRLAMGGAQEYYNVSPDLTTLGKIVGGGLPIGVIGGRRDIMQHISPAGKVYQAGTFNGHPLSLAASLATLDVLEKEKVHEKVNQKSDGLRAMLRDTVNDLGLDYNVSGVGSMFKVFFGEMPANYQEALNCDKEGYFNFFHRMLDSGVFLPPSQFETNFLSAAHTDEDIDATLKAYEENLRP